In Pleurodeles waltl isolate 20211129_DDA chromosome 5, aPleWal1.hap1.20221129, whole genome shotgun sequence, the DNA window ttttgagaataaatggagtcataaaatAGTATATTTCCATATATATTTAAGTGATACACATGTCCTCATACTTTGACGCCTGTcacattttagcaaactaagctTTACGATATAGCAACCCACAGGTCAAGGGCAAAATGAATAGTGTCTTTATATCATCATATCTCTAACTCCACCCAGTAGCCACGCCCCCTTGCTCAATTTAATTAGCACTACCGCTTCATGTAATTGTTCTGTGGAGGATGGACTGCAGAAGTAGATTAATGTGAATTTAACCTTTTTATACTGGTTTCATGGGGGACAATTTGTTCAAAATGAAACCAGATATGTGTTTTTAACCTTCTACCGCCAACGCATATGGAATCTGGAAGCAATGTATAGCGAAATAGCATTAATTACTGCAGTGTTTTATATCACATTGTTGTGTCTCATCAATGCAAAAAATAGAAGGTGGTGTGTTATTGTGGGTATGTAACTGAAGGCAGTGTCACTCACGTCAGAGCTTTACGGATGTAGAAATTGAGTGGTCATGTTTcaaccagattcttccgccttagtgatgagagctcccaggggtctgggtagctctccccactttcagctgggggagaagGGGACtcatctttttgccttcctccctccacttttttgacgctgtttttgctgggtttagaacTCTGCTCacagtaccactgctaaccagtgctaaggttcatatgctctttcccttaatcaTGGTAtctttggttcattcccaattggcatattttatttacctataagtccctagtaaattgcacaacatgtgcccagggcctgtaaattaaaaaagtaaaaggcaggactctgtttgcgccgaattagtgtgattctttttacgctaatttgtcgcaaactgaactccacagcacactttattaaatcttctaactttgcagtcagagcagaaaagtaaccattaatctccaggataaaataagcagcaaattgtaagacgacataagctggcactggacttctgtcgttgaacccacagcaaatgtgacaagacaacaagacttaaaggcaccttcattgctcattcactgtcTGAATGAAGAGAACACGTttttttttgtccgcttgccagaacgagccagtaggccaAAAAATGGCTCACCCATATAAATCCAATTAGTCATAGCCAGTGgccgagcagataacttgaggcctgtaaaggctgcatcatcgaaGGTCTAACGTGTGATGTGGGTTTTCAaacggatgataatatggaaccagagttcatctaaactgaaaggccaggtaactactcaattgctctggaactgtcatgcataatgtttttgtaactcctataacatatgctaaatatcttctttccaattacagccggTCAAGATTAGGATTTGAACAGCCAGGCATGAGTACCAAGGAAGAtcaggtaattctgtagacgttccaggtgggattaagggtctatACATAAATCATGTTCATGATCCAcatctttgcttctattacaggtttgtcggactgagcaagttatagatttgaatggactGACATGTGTAGAAGCACAAGGACCAGttaattatttggtaggtaccccatctgggtcatctggcacattataatatgaccacatgttgtaaccaactgttaaccatcttttcttttgctgcaggcatctcagacagtactggtcatagatGAGGATGGCAGACTGGAGTAGCAGCTAGTTTTTCTTATGGTGCAACTTAGACATTGAAACCTTCAGGTGCTCTAATCATTTTTTGCTCttgtacaggcatcttagaccctgctacacaaatGTGAACAGGCAcgcgtgagtagaagcagaaagacaaggtaataatgCAACAGATTTTCAAtgtggtgcacctagtacagtggaatatgacaacctacttGAACCACCATAtccaccttttcttctgttgcaggcatctccgACAGCACTACTCATATCTTACAAAAAGGCGCACGTGAGtaaaagcagaaagacaaggtaattatttggtagatttcacttttGATGCACCTAATACATTATAAAATGACAACATTCTTCAACCCTTTTTTTGTTcctttgcaggcttcttagacagtgctaacattggttagaaaaggcagacgtgactacaagcagaaagaccaggtaattatttagtagtttttccttgtagtacataTGAAACACTTGAACACAGGCATGTGCTGTATCCATTTTTTTCCTTCTATTACAGgcatcttagacagtgttacatctacaggcaggtgtgagatcaaacagaaaggcccagatAATTACTTGCTACATTCcccaagagatagctcagtcttgtctggtagattgccttcaatagcataaaaaacaactttaaataatattcctcactttaaataatgtctctcttttttttgcaggctttgcgtcacagtaggctcagactgattgccaccaaaatgttcaagcacaaagctgtgacttctgcagggagcagtgcttcaccacaaaggaagaaatgctgtcttgtgttcaaagaagaatggctgaaagaaattgtggagactgagacacagaagtcccggaaaaaggtttgcgtacaactgggggagctatttctatacaatccagaagtaggcctgatttgcaaagtatgtgcagaagcaaagattgtaggggacttttctactgggaagaaatggagtgatggctggaagctggactacttgaaacgccatctatatagcaaagttcatgaatttgctttggtgacactgagaaataaaagtgttgctggcaggctgggttttggagtgtgcaccatgctgacggaaaccgccagtgcaaacagactagaagtggttgaacggcaaagatccctgcctgaggagataaagattctcatcaatgatgtgttgctagcagtcaaaatgaacacgtcaatgttatctgttcaagacatccctgaccacgtcgcattgtatgtgaagataccagacagctggaggaacaagaactatgcctttgagtttttggaagccatcaacagcgtgatacgctctgacttcatggcagaacttcgcagtgctcggtatcacacatcgataattgatgagagcacagatatttcagttacaaaaatgctcatcctctacttcaagttccgatctgtaacatcaacagagaacaaaacagtgtttggggaaattgtaactctgagtgcatgcaatgcggaggctatcactatagctgtaaaagacttctacactggCAATAAACTGAtattatgaaaatggtcatgttcacatCAGATGGTGCGTCAGTGaagctgggaaagaacaatggtgttgctacccgcctcaaacaatccattcctcatctagttgagcagcactgtgttgcgcacagagaagatttgggagttgatgatgtaTGGAAAAAAAtgctgatgatcagggaaatggaaacattactgaggactgtgtacactgtgttctcccgctcatctttaaggaagtccaagctggttgaaattgctttggtcactgaatatgaagcggtctcctttcggccactcaatgaggtgcagtggctttcaaggcattttgctgttggtgcactcttgcgtaattatgaggttgctctccaacactttgatcatgaaagagttgaggagaatgaaccaattgctaaatattgctacaaaaaactatctgactcaaactaccacATTTCCTTTGCCGCACTAAattacattctgggtgaacttgcatctgtgtgcaagttgtttcagaaaagctcttagaccactgttgaagctgtacagtatgcaagagcaaaattCCCCAAATAAAGGAACATTACTTGggtgacactgtcttttggagcaacacagtaagagatctgatggctctgtgcagagaggaccgagagtatgatagtgagccaatgttatctttcattaaacgtctttgtgagcacatggaaagaaggttcccagaagatgaattgaaggaatgcacaagctttgatttccatacagtaacaacacaatcacagtttgattttgggactgagaatgtacaaaatcTTGTTGAAAAGCATAAGGTCTTGGTCCtaggtgattgtgacacccctaatgatgttgttcggcagtacagagattataaatatgtggtggtagcgcatataaaaaacggattgtttaagacctttcaagacatggtgaatttcactctgcggaatgcttcACAGTATAGTGTTGTTGCTCAGCTTGTTGATGTATGTGCAACTTTCCAGGcctcaagtgcagactgcgaatgAGGATTCAGCCTCATAAATCAAGTTCagattaagaaacagactagaggagagtcacctagatatgctgatgaggacaaaggcttacctctaaaatgggaaagttgacttagaccaagtttatcagcactggaagaatggctaagaccggcgagaaaaacaaacatgtcacacatctattGTTGGGACCTGACTTGTCTAAATTCTGATGcggctcctcctacagtccatgtgtgggtggggtaggaacatttctcagcctgtatcttggcaggggcatcatggcatttctcagcagtgtgt includes these proteins:
- the LOC138295386 gene encoding uncharacterized protein: MFKHKAVTSAGSSASPQRKKCCLVFKEEWLKEIVETETQKSRKKVCVQLGELFLYNPEVGLICKVCAEAKIVGDFSTGKKWSDGWKLDYLKRHLYSKVHEFALVTLRNKSVAGRLGFGVCTMLTETASANRLEVVERQRSLPEEIKILINDVLLAVKMNTSMLSVQDIPDHVALYVKIPDSWRNKNYAFEFLEAINSVIRSDFMAELRSARYHTSIIDESTDISVTKMLILYFKFRSVTSTENKTVFGEIVTLSACNAEAITIAVKDFYTGNKLIL